In the genome of Neodiprion pinetum isolate iyNeoPine1 chromosome 2, iyNeoPine1.2, whole genome shotgun sequence, one region contains:
- the LOC124211766 gene encoding putative gustatory receptor 28a encodes MAAFDVPDLVSVNYEDKSWINQTTDVVQGLLTSCSAWVVVTVWLFQQRNASRIMNRLLEVDVRLSGLSKLRPNNKKMLVCLAVHLMITPFLWITIWVIEHRKTPLLPNDLVNLCFFYTPSFVIHWFILEYSVAMGMVANELGRVNECLSNLREFSNYLSSSPLLFNNHLEASSLSNYAQLVALRSFHGIRTMLFEISKDVADFFSFPMLLCIAHSFVTMVHQVYYLSIPAIIPNQPFSLSETIFGTIWLFIIVSPIISLFVNVTETVKKAKLTGQIVHTLLVTAMRSEIKSQLEQFSLQLLHEEFNFTAYGFFTLDFTLLHTMMGTTASYLFILIQFR; translated from the exons ATGGCTGCATTCGATGTGCCTGATTTAGTTTCCGTGAATTATGAAGACAAGTCTTGGATAAATCAGACCACTGATGTAGTGCAGGGCCTATTGACGAGTTGTTCAGCTTGGGTTGTCGTCACTGTTTGGCTCTTCCAGCAAAGAAATGCCTCAAGGATAATGAACAGACTTTTAGAAGTTGACGTTCGGCTTTCCGGTCTGAGTAAGCTGCGgccaaataataaaaagatgCTCGTATGCTTAGCTGTACATCTGATGATCACTCCTTTCCTTTGGATTACTATTTGGGTCATAGAACACAGAAAAACTCCGTTATTACCCAACGATTTGGTGAATTTGTGTTTCTTTTACACACCGAGTTTTGTTATTCACTGGTTTATCCTGGAATATTCTGTGGCCATGGGAATGGTGGCCAACGAACTTGGAAGAGTCAACGAGTGTTTGTCAAATTTAAGAgagttttcgaattatctgTCCTCTTCGCCACTGCTTTTCAATAATCATTTAGAGGCATCAAGTTTGTCAAATTACGCGCAGCTAGTTGCGCTTCGATCATTCCATGGCATTCGTACAATGCTTTTTGAGATATCCAAAGACGTTGCAGACTTCTTTTCGTTCCCCATGTTACTCTGCATTGCTCATTCTTTTGTTACGATGGTTCATCAAGTTTATTACCTCTCTATTCCTGCCATTATTCCAAATCAACCCTTTTCGCTGTCTGAGACCATTTTCGGTACAATTTGGCTTTTCATAATCGTTTCTCCGATCATATCACTTTTCGTCAACGTTACAGAAACTGTCAAAAAG GCCAAGCTAACCGGACAGATAGTTCACACGCTTTTAGTCACAGCGATGAGATCAGAAATAAAATCACAG TTAGAACAGTTCTCACTTCAGCTACTGCATGAGGAATTCAATTTTACGGCTTATGGGTTTTTCACACTAGACTTCACTCTTTTACACACG aTGATGGGAACTACGGCAAGCTACCTTTTTATTCTGATCCAATTCCGATAG
- the LOC124211761 gene encoding putative gustatory receptor 28a — protein MAAKYSVKFFWIIKVMVYVFKILGLATFSVENFDNSICTWAVDSSNLGLAYNILLSIVLSILTAVSFWKSVSMNYDNKSSLTAIHDAVLGLSVSCTAWVVIVSWAFKQSKAVDIANKMLLLNFYVTSKMERSKKRTFVTVCLYVTINACFWIYEYIQEIFRPTVPTLVFIYFTVPYFIVSSFMVEYCMVVRLIIKEFEKVNEILSDYDDFRTNLYPRTQFLNYSNLEAFFSPNNSQLIMLQSVHKIRTMLFEISSDISDFFSFPILLCIGTSFYAILTHVYYLITPFVAPNAVFSLPLFLSTVLLIIVIAYPIVLLVYNTEQAMYKAKLSSRVVHELLSKTTKPEIKSELEQFSLHLLHEELYFTACGFFKLDFTLLHTMLASMGTYLVIFIQFQ, from the exons ATGGCCGCAAAGTATTCGGTCAAGTTTTTTTGGATCATCAAAGTGATGGTTtacgttttcaaaattctcggACTTGCAACATTCTCTGTTGAAAACTTCGACAACTCCATTTGCACCTGGGCTGTGGATTCATCTAATTTAGGATTGGCCTATAATATTCTACTCTCGATTGTACTTTCAATTCTGACCGCAGTTTCATTTTGGAAGTCGGTTTCTATGAATTACGACAACAAATCTTCACTGACTGCAATACACGACGCGGTACTGGGACTTTCGGTATCCTGTACAGCTTGGGTTGTCATTGTTTCCTGGGCTTTTAAGCAGAGTAAAGCTGTAGACATTGCTAACAAAATGTTATTGCTCAACTTTTACGTGACATCGAAGATGGAACGATCAAAGAAAAGGACGTTCGTAACGGTTTGTCTATACGTGACGATCAACGCTTGTTTCTGGATTTATGAGTACATCCAGGAAATTTTCCGACCCACAGTTCCTACcctcgtttttatttatttcaccgtACCATATTTCATTGTTTCTTCGTTTATGGTAGAATATTGTATGGTCGTCAGATTGATAATCAAGGAGTTTGAAAAAGTGAACGAGATTCTATCGGATTACGACGATTTTCGGACCAACTTGTATCCCCGCACACAGTTTCTCAATTACAGTAATTTAGAAGCATTCTTTTCACCGAATAACAGTCAGCTGATTATGCTCCAATCGGTACACAAAATTCGTACGAtgctttttgaaatttccagTGACATTTCggactttttttcattcccgaTTTTATTATGCATCGGCACTTCTTTTTACGCAATTCTGACCCACGTTTATTATCTCATTACTCCATTCGTTGCACCGAACGCGGTATTTTCGTTGCCCCTATTTCTTTCAACGGTATTATTGATTATCGTAATTGCGTACCCCATCGTGCTACTTGTTTACAACACTGAACAAGCCATGTATAAG GCGAAACTTTCCAGTCGAGTAGTGCACGAGTTATTGTCCAAAACCACGAAACcggaaatcaaatcggag CTCGAACAATTCTCTCTTCACTTGCTGCATGAAGAATTGTACTTCACGGCTTgtggattttttaaattggatTTCACACTTTTGCATACG ATGCTGGCATCTATGGGAACCTATCttgtgatttttattcaatttcagtaG